Below is a genomic region from Leptotrichia shahii.
TCACCTTGTAAAATACGAACTTTGTTAATTACTTTATATCCTTTGGAGTTTATAGTATAGCCAAAATTCTTTTCCAGACTTTCAAGTGCAAATAGAATATTTGTAATTGCATCTCCGCTATCTGGACGTATTGTAACCATTCCATCTCTTGCCAATATTTTTTCACGTAAATCTTTTCCGATAATATTTTCTACCGCATTAAAAAAATTATAGCTGTCAAGAACGATTGAAACAATTCCTTTTGGAAATTTATCAAGCATGTTTTCGTATGCTTCCTTTTCATATTTCTGAGTCCACGAAGTCATTGTACTGTGTTCAGAAGCAGGCACACTGAAAGCGGCTATTTTTTCATTATAATATTTACGGGCAAAGACAAGTGCATTTAAGGTATCCGTTCCATAAAAATTTGTAAGATGAGCCATTCCGCCAATTCCAGCACTTTCCTCGCTAGAAACACCACGATAACCAAAATCATGCAATTTAAACTTCAACTCTGCTTCCACATTGTCACTTGTTTCTTCCAAAAAGTATTTTATAATCTGTTTTGCCTTGTATGAAAATGTAGCAACGGTAATTGGATACCATACTTTTAACAGCAATGTTTCCACCCAGCCCACAATCCAAGGCACATTTTTGTCAGTTGATTCAACTGTAACCAGCACATTATGATTTTTTACAACGCTGCCTTCTGGCACGGTTCTAATTCTAAGTGGCAACTTCCCATCCAACTTTTCTACGATATATCTCCATCCTTCTTCAAAAAATGGCAATCCATGTAATTCACAAATTTCCTTGGCTTCATCTATCATTTCATTTGTAATTCTTTTTGTCAAATACTCCATTAAGTAATATTGCAGTCCAAAAAATTTTACATATCCGTATAAACCGCCACGACTCTCGATATAATCGTGCATATACGTCATATTTTCTGGATATTGAAATGGATGAGTAATTTTATATGAATCTGTCGATAATATTAAATTTTTCATTTTTATTTTGTATGATAATTACAAATTATGTAAAAATCATACTCTCCTTCCCTATACTCTTTTTAGCCGTTTGTAAAAGTATAAAAATTTCACCAAATACAGTATTTTAAAATTTTTAGCTTTATTATTTTCTCCATCTTTGACAAGGAAACAAAAATTCTTATTGTTATAGACACTGCTGGCAGTTAATCTTTAATACCTTTAAATCACCATATACTTTTAATTTGTATAATCGATTATAACCCTTTATCCTTTGAAAATATACTAAAAATACAGTAAAACCTCTTTGAATAAAGTAAAAAGGCTTTTACTGTAATAATACTATTTTTTATTTTTCCAAAATTTTATCCGCCAACACCAATGCTATTTTCTTCTCACCAATCATAAATTCCACAATCATACTTTTCATATCCACTTTTTTTATTTTTCCACGTCCAAATTTCTTGTGATTAACAACATCTCCAACTTTATATTTAGAATTCACATTTGAAGTTATTTGAGAATTACTTAATTTTTTACCAAAAGTTCCTAATTTATCCTTAGAAAATGGATTAAAGTTTTCTATTTTCGGTGTAAAACTTCTTGGAGCTGAAGATTTCCCTTTTAAACTTCCGTATTTTCCGCCTATATACTCCAGATTATCTTGCTTCATTTCATAGATAAATCTTGATGGACGACGTAAATTGTCATCTTTTCCCCAAATTTTTCTTGATGAAGAATAGGAAATAAACAGTTCTTTTTTAGCACGGGTTATCGCCACATAGCAAAGTCTACGCTCTTCTTCCAGCTCTTCTTCAGGAGCATCGAAAGAAATTGACGGAAACAGCCCATCTTCCATTCCTGCAAGAAATACATAATCAAATTCCAGTCCTTTTGAACTGTGAATTGTCATAAGTTTTACATAATTTTCATCTTCTTCCATTTCATCAGTCGTCGAACTTAACGAAATCATATCAAGATATTCATTTAAGGACATACTTGGATTTTGCTTTTCAATTTCAGTAATACTGTTTAACAATTCCTCAATATTTCTAACCCTGTCTTCCTTGTTGTCTTCAATTGAGTCAATATAACGTGTTCTTATAAGAATTTCATCAAATATTTCCTTAATTGACATTTCTTCAAGGCTTGAGTAAATACCCTGCATTAAATTGTAAAATTCCTTTAATGCCAGTTTTGTAGATGCTCTTACAGGAATTTCATCAATGTAGTGAAGCGCTTCAAGCATCGAGATATTTTTTTCATTTGCCACTTCCTGTATTTTTTCAAGCGTCTTTTCTCCAACAGAACGTTTTGGAACGTTAATTATACGATAAAAATTATGATTATCATTTTTATTATTTAAAAGGCTTAAATATGCCAAAATATCCTTTATTTCCTTACGTTGAAAGAACTGCATCCCACCGTAAATTTTGTAAGGAATATTTGCAGACAGCAGTTTTTCCTCCAGAACTCTTGACTGTGCATTTGTCCTGTACAAAATCGTCATATCCTTGTAATCAGCACCATCTCTTTTCTTTTTTTTCATCTCTGTCACAATGAAATCTGCTTCATCATAAACAGTCATTGCATTGTAAATCTTGATTTTTTCTCCATCTGAGCCATCTGTCCAAAGAGTTTTCCCTTTTGAACTTTTATTATTTTTAATAAGCTCATTGGCTGTATCCAGTATTTTCTTTGTAGAACGGTAATTTCTTTCCAATTTTACCGTAAACGCTTCCTTGTAATCTCTCTCAAAATTCAGAATGTTATTAATATTTGCCCCACGAAATGCATAAATACTCTGATCCTCATCTCCTACAACACAGATGTTTCGATACTTTGCTGCAATCATATTAATCATCTCATACTGAATATCGTTAGTATCCTGATACTCATCCACCACAATATACTGATACCTTTCCTGGATTCTTTCGAGAACAAAAGCATCATCCAGCAATTTTCTCGCATTCAAAAGCAAATCCGAAAAATCCATCGCATTATTTGCCTTCAAAACTTCATCATACTTCTGATAAATCTCGCCAAAAAGCCTGTTCGCAGGAATTCTCATATCAATTTCACGTTCAAGCTCCTTAATTCCTATCCCCTGTTCCTTCAATTTGCTGATTCTATTTGCAAGTTTTCCCGGCTGAACATTGTCATTATCCTTAATTCCCATATCCTTTTTTATCTTTGTAATAATCGACTTCTGATCATCCACATCATAAATATTAAAATTTCGCCCATATCCAATTCTTTCAGAATAAGTTTTAAGCAATCTTACTGAAAACGAGTGAAATGTAGAAACTACAAGATTATTCGCCTCATGTCCAATAAGTGCCGCAGCCCTTTCCTTCATCTCTCTTGCCGCCTTATTCGTAAAAGTAAGTGCCAGAATATTAAGCGGTGAAATCCCTATTTCTTTTACCATGTGTGCAATTCTATAAGTAACTGTCCGTGTTTTACCACTTCCCGCTCCAGCCAGTATCAATACAGGCCCTTCTATTTTTTCCGCAGCTTTTCTCTGCTCTTCATTTAATTCATCTAAAATACTGCTCATATTTCTCCTTTTTTAATCATCATTATTTTTTAAATATCTAGTATGTATCTGAAAACTATCAAAATATTGAATTTTTTTATCAATAATAATAAACATTAATTAATTTATTATAATTAATCTAATCAAAATCCAACACAACTAATCCATATTTCATTTCCTTCTCTGTAAAAACTACCAAACAAATTTAATTTTATTATTTCAACTCCTGAAAATTTTACTTTTTTTCCTTCATATTCTTCTACCCATTCTTTATTATTAAACTTCAAGTTTTTATTATTATCTTTTAAAAATTTTAAAAACTCATCTTTGGGAATTGAAGAAAATTTTGGAAAATATGGTTTTCCTTTCTTTTCTGGGGGAACAGGGTAAGCATATGGTGTGTATATTTCACCTTCATAATCAGAATTCTCAATTTTAAAATCAGAAACTTTCAACAAAATTTCTAGTGCATCATTTTCTTTATTTTTTATTTCTGCAACTCCTATAACTGACAATTCTATTTTTTGCAATAAAAACGGAAATTGATGTCCGCATCCACCAAGAGGTTCGTTTTCAAATCCATCTATACAATTTCTTTCAATATAATTATTGTTATAAAAAGCATACCATTTTCCATTAACATAACCACCTTTGTATCTTTCAGCAAAAATGTTAAAACTTAAAAGTGCTAATATTATTAAAATATATCTTATCATTGCTTTTACTCCTTTATTCAATTATCTATTGTTTGCTCAATTGGCGATATATTATACCAGTTATATTCTATGTCATTACAACTTAAATGTAACGTTCTGCCATCTATTTCAGAACAAATAATGTCAACACCATCTGATACGAATTTTAATTTTACTGGTACAACATCTAAAGATATCAGATTTTTATCTTTTTTTTCTGGACTTTTAAATTTTAAATTTACGTCATTATTTAGTAAATTTGTTGCTAAATAACGATTATTTATAATTATATCAGGAATAAACTCTACTCTTTTTTCATTTGGATAATTATCCTTCGTGTATATATTTCCATTTATATCAGTCAACTTAAAATTAGATACTTTTAAAAATACTTTATTAAATCCATTTTCAAATTTATCATTAGAATTATAATATTTATTTTTGACATCATAATAAAGTCCGATTCCAATTACATCCACTTCTAAACTTTTAAATTTATGAAATTTTTCAGAAATTACAGTTTCTTTTCCAAGAAAAGTATTATCATACCAAGCATACCATTTATTATCGATATATCCACCTGTTGTATTAGATTGTGGAGCTGAAAAGCCTAAATTAAAAACTAAAAATAAATTTAAAAATAATATAATTTTTCTCATAAAATTCTCCCTATTCTTCATTTTAATATTCTTCATCTAAAAATTCCTCTTCAGAAACTGTTGGCACTCCCAAAGTGCTTCCATAAACTTCTACTAAATCTTCATCTACAATTTTAGCACCTTGTTCTTTTATATTTTTTGAAGTTATAGGTAGAATGAATCCATCTGGTAAATTTTTGTAAGCTGTCCTACGCATTTGCATGTGCATTCTTAATATATTGTTATCTGATTTATATTTTACTTGAGCAAGATCTACAAAAAATCCCTAACAAAATAAATTTTCTCACCCCAAATCTCTCCCTTCAAATTTTTAAAATTATTCTTAATTTCTCTCTCAAATTTTAATCTATCGCATGAAATTCCATCGCTAAAGGATCTTTCCCAATTTTTTCAGCCCACTGCATTGAATCTGTTTTTAATTTGCCTGTTTTCTTATTTACTTGATAACTAAATAATCGTGGTGCTACACTTGGATCTCCACCACATTTTTCATTATTACTGCGAATATCAAAATAATAATAATTTTCATCTTCACCCTCTGAAGCCGTTATACAATTAATATCCGCCAAATTATGTTTAATAATAGATTTTCGTACTAATTGATATGCTTCTTCTGAATTGCTTATTGATTTAGTTTTAGCAATTTTTTGTTTTTTTATATTTGTATCAGAAACTAAATCACTAGTGTCCTGATTTTTCTTTCCGCAAGTAACTATACAGAAAGTAATCAAAATTACAGTTAATAATTTTTTCATTATAAATCTCTCCTTCAAATTTTACTATTAATTCACACTCTAAATATATAATAAATTCAAATCCTATAACTCCCGATACTTCACTTCCGTTATTTTCGATATTTTCTCAATAACACCATTTTCTTCCTTTTCTTCCCCAGCATGACTAGTCCCATTCTTATAAACAATTTCCTTCAAGTTCAAGTCTGATTTTTTTAGTAAATCCACTGTTAATAAAATTTGGTTAAGTACGCCTTTTTTATTTTTTGAAACAATGATAACTTCTGAATTTTTTCTAAATTCACACATAAAGTCCAGAATACTGTAGCTTCCTTCCAGCTTTAACAAAAGCCCGCCAGTAATTCTGACAAAGATATAATCATTTTCAACTAATGCCAAATTTATTTTTTCACGCAATTTTATTAAATCAATTTTTTCACTTTCGTTCATTTGACCTTTTATAACAATGCTTTCTATTTTTTTCTTGTCAACTAGCTGCTTTTCATACATTTTTTCAACAAATTTCTTGCCAACGTTAATTTCTGTTCCAACAATAAAATATATTTTCCCTTTTTTATCAGTTCTATACCTTACAATGTGATGTCTACGGCATCTTGCCTCATAATTTTCATTTGCACCAACCATAACTAATGGATCATCATAATAAGCAGGCTCTCCATTAATAAGACGCTGACTCGCATAAGCAGGCTTTCCACAAACCATGCAAATTGCGTGAAGTTTATCTACCTGATCGGCAATGCTCATCAATTCAGGCACAGGCTCGTAAGGCTCTGCCCTAAAGCTCATATCAAGCCCTGCAACAATCACTCTTTTACCATATTCCACATACTTTTTACAAAAATCAACAACTCTTTCTCCAAAAAACTGCACTTCATCAATGCCAATGACTTCTGCATCAACATTTTTTTCCATGATTTCTTCCATTTGAGAAACATCACTTACGGGATAAGCTCTAAAACTGTCATTCCCATGTGAAAACACTCCGTCTTCTCCATATCTGTTATCGATTGCATGCTTAAATGCGACAATTTTCTGCTTTGCATACTCTGCACGCCTAAGCCGTCTTATAAGCTCCTCACTTTTTCCTGAAAACATGCTTCCAGTAACTACTTCCAATGTTCCAATTTTAGAATTTTGTATCATTTTATCTTTCCTTTTCATATTTTTTATTATTCAATGATTTAGATAAATTACGTTTTAAAAAGGGGCTTCTGCCCCATATATTTTTATTTTTTATTTTGTCTAAATGAATCAAACATATTTTTTGCATTACTATATAAAACTTTGACTTCATAAGGCTTTACATTAACTTGGATTTTTTTGTCAGAAATAGCATAATTTTCCTTTAAATTTAGCTGATTTCTATAAAATCCAAATAATTTTGGTACTTGCAACGACAATGGATATTCATCTGACCCGTTATTTACCACTATTATCATTGACTCATTTCCATCTGATATCTCATAGGAAATAAAGTCTGTATTTGGTCTTGCAGGATTTATATCACGACCTTGATACAATTTTGCCCGTCTTTTCTGATCATCTAAATAAGCTGTAATTTCTGAGTCAATACGTCCTTTTGTCTTTGGATCGCTATAGACTTCAAGAATTCTCAACTTTCCATTTCTAAATAAGTTTTTATGTTCCTCACGTATTTTTAATAATGCTCTGTAATGATTTTCAATATCAGAATTACTGTTTACAGGATATGAAATCCACTTTTGAACTTCATTTACTTCCACAACGCTTGGCAAACTTCTAAGCCTATCTTTATATTTGATAATATTGTCAGTTTCATTGTCATAGGGTTCATAATCCTGCCATAACATAGGCTTTCTATTTCTAGGCGAATCTGCTCCCCACATTCCTTTTTCATCTC
It encodes:
- a CDS encoding thymidine kinase, giving the protein MIQNSKIGTLEVVTGSMFSGKSEELIRRLRRAEYAKQKIVAFKHAIDNRYGEDGVFSHGNDSFRAYPVSDVSQMEEIMEKNVDAEVIGIDEVQFFGERVVDFCKKYVEYGKRVIVAGLDMSFRAEPYEPVPELMSIADQVDKLHAICMVCGKPAYASQRLINGEPAYYDDPLVMVGANENYEARCRRHHIVRYRTDKKGKIYFIVGTEINVGKKFVEKMYEKQLVDKKKIESIVIKGQMNESEKIDLIKLREKINLALVENDYIFVRITGGLLLKLEGSYSILDFMCEFRKNSEVIIVSKNKKGVLNQILLTVDLLKKSDLNLKEIVYKNGTSHAGEEKEENGVIEKISKITEVKYREL
- a CDS encoding nicotinate phosphoribosyltransferase, which codes for MKNLILSTDSYKITHPFQYPENMTYMHDYIESRGGLYGYVKFFGLQYYLMEYLTKRITNEMIDEAKEICELHGLPFFEEGWRYIVEKLDGKLPLRIRTVPEGSVVKNHNVLVTVESTDKNVPWIVGWVETLLLKVWYPITVATFSYKAKQIIKYFLEETSDNVEAELKFKLHDFGYRGVSSEESAGIGGMAHLTNFYGTDTLNALVFARKYYNEKIAAFSVPASEHSTMTSWTQKYEKEAYENMLDKFPKGIVSIVLDSYNFFNAVENIIGKDLREKILARDGMVTIRPDSGDAITNILFALESLEKNFGYTINSKGYKVINKVRILQGDGINEDTIWDIYKSLKDNKYSAENVTLGCGGSLLQGNEKSSINRDTHKFAMKCSCIKIGNEVRDVYKNPVTDKGKVSKKGRLDLIKNKNGEFETVNISDLPENQYHEDSVMECVFENGKILKTYTFEEVRRNEDLLYNPSLIREVSK
- a CDS encoding ATP-dependent helicase, whose product is MSSILDELNEEQRKAAEKIEGPVLILAGAGSGKTRTVTYRIAHMVKEIGISPLNILALTFTNKAAREMKERAAALIGHEANNLVVSTFHSFSVRLLKTYSERIGYGRNFNIYDVDDQKSIITKIKKDMGIKDNDNVQPGKLANRISKLKEQGIGIKELEREIDMRIPANRLFGEIYQKYDEVLKANNAMDFSDLLLNARKLLDDAFVLERIQERYQYIVVDEYQDTNDIQYEMINMIAAKYRNICVVGDEDQSIYAFRGANINNILNFERDYKEAFTVKLERNYRSTKKILDTANELIKNNKSSKGKTLWTDGSDGEKIKIYNAMTVYDEADFIVTEMKKKKRDGADYKDMTILYRTNAQSRVLEEKLLSANIPYKIYGGMQFFQRKEIKDILAYLSLLNNKNDNHNFYRIINVPKRSVGEKTLEKIQEVANEKNISMLEALHYIDEIPVRASTKLALKEFYNLMQGIYSSLEEMSIKEIFDEILIRTRYIDSIEDNKEDRVRNIEELLNSITEIEKQNPSMSLNEYLDMISLSSTTDEMEEDENYVKLMTIHSSKGLEFDYVFLAGMEDGLFPSISFDAPEEELEEERRLCYVAITRAKKELFISYSSSRKIWGKDDNLRRPSRFIYEMKQDNLEYIGGKYGSLKGKSSAPRSFTPKIENFNPFSKDKLGTFGKKLSNSQITSNVNSKYKVGDVVNHKKFGRGKIKKVDMKSMIVEFMIGEKKIALVLADKILEK